One genomic segment of Triplophysa rosa linkage group LG22, Trosa_1v2, whole genome shotgun sequence includes these proteins:
- the gramd1ba gene encoding protein Aster-B isoform X14 — protein MVEKSSDHSSDKSPSTPEQAVQRTYSQLLHTTRPTGKNSKSLKRLSKKSQSWYNVLSPTYKQRNEDFRKLFKQLPDTERLIVDYSCALQRDILLQGRLYLSENWICFYSNIFRWETLLTIRLKDVCSMTKEKTARLIPNAIQLCTDSEKHFFTSFGARDRTYMMMFRLWQNALLDKPLCPKELWHFVHQCYGNELGLTSDDEDYVPPDDDFNTMGCCPSPWCRYCEEIPPEDNEANDNCPKNCPPDAKMDISPQLHRKVFPNNSLNSTDSTEAPVNFDVPPVEEYTGCAPEDLLPLPLPDNKLSETSVPAPVSAPSPAPSLDFNDNEDLPTELSDSSETHDEAGEVQAFQEDLNGKLYINEVYKFSVDKLYDILFTESQFMRDFLEQRRFSGVVYHPWMKEEAGNQTREIMYTISLSNPLAPKTATVTETQTLHRASQVSECYIIDAEVITHDVPYHDYFYTLNRYMLTRVAKNKCRLRVSAELRFRKHPWGLVKGFIERNFWSGLDEYFRYLELELSKVPLLLSEHHAQSPKSKALRTATARRRKRPLRQQHLDQALSPVTTPEDEKSVVHRIKHVAGSTQTRHMPVQGSEGLALYSVSKLLLIVSSVLVLLVFLNIMLFYKLWMLEYTAQTLTSWHNLRSQESKLPQTQIEWAQLLESQQRYHENELEKWREIIKSSVLLLDEMRESLMKLQKSVGLRDYESEAEARKNHYH, from the exons ATGGTAGAAAAAAGCTCCGATCATTCCTCAGACAAGTCCCCGTCCACCCCTGAACAAGCTGTCCAGCGCACCTACAGCCAGTTGCTTCACACCACCCGTCCCACGGGCAAGAACTCAAAG TCACTCAAGAGACTGTCTAAA AAAAGTCAAAGCTGGTATAAC GTTTTGAGCCCCACATATAAGCAGCGGAATGAAGACTTCAGGAAGCTCTTTAAGCAGCTGCCTGATACGGAGCGTCTCATCGTGG ACTACTCCTGTGCCCTGCAGAGAGATATTCTCCTCCAGGGTCGCCTCTACCTCTCCGAGAACTGGATCTGTTTCTATAGCAACATCTTCCGCTGGGAAACGCTG CTGACCATAAGGTTGAAAGACGTCTGCTCCATGACGAAAGAAAAGACGGCTAGACTCATACCCAATGCCATCCAGCTTTGCACAGACAGTGAGAAG CACTTTTTTACCTCATTTGGGGCAAGAGATCGGACATACATGATGATGTTCAGACTCTGGCAGAACGCTCTCTTGGACAAG CCATTATGTCCCAAAGAGCTGTGGCATTTTGTCCATCAGTGTTACGGGAATGAACTCGGTCTAACCAGTGACGATGAGGATTATGTGCCTCCTGATGATGACTTCAACACCATGGG CTGTTGCCCATCTCCCTGGTGCAGGTACTGTGAGGAGATTCCCCCCGAAGACAACGAGGCCAATGACAACTGCCCCAAAAACTGCCCCCCGGATGCCAAAATGGACATCAGCCCGCAGCTCCACAGGAAAGTTTTCCCCAATAACAGCCTGAATTCCACGGACAGCACAGAAGCACCGGTCAAT TTTGATGTGCCCCCGGTGGAGGAGTATACTGGCTGTGCCCCAGAAGACCTCCTGCCCCTGCCTTTACCTGACAACAAGCTGTCAGAAACAAGTGTTCCTGCCCCTGTCTCCGCCCCTTCCCCCGCCCCCTCCCTTGACTTCAATGACAACGAGGACCTGCCCACCGAGCTCAGCGACTCTTCCGAAACACATGACGAGG CAGGTGAAGTGCAGGCCTTCCAGGAGGATTTGAATGGGAAGCTGTACATTAATGAAGTGTATAAGTTCAGCGTGGACAAACTCTATGACATCCTCTTCACAGAATCCCAATTCATGAGGGACTTCCTGGAGCAGAGACGCTTCTCAG GTGTGGTCTATCACCCCTGGATGAAAGAGGAAGCTGGCAATCAGACCAGAGAGATCATGTATACCATCTCTCTCTCCAACCCACTGGCCCCAAAGACAGCCACAGTCACAGAGACACAG ACTCTGCACAGGGCCAGTCAGGTGAGCGAGTGCTACATCATCGACGCTGAGGTGATCACACACGACGTCCCGTATCACGACTACTTTTACACACTCAACCGGTACATGCTCACCAGGGTCGCCAAGAACAAGTGCCGTTTGAG GGTGTCGGCTGAACTGCGCTTCAGGAAGCACCCATGGGGGCTGGTCAAGGGTTTCATTGAGAGAAACTTCTGGAGTGGTCTGGACGAATATTTCAGGTATTTAG AGCTGGAGTTGAGTAAAGTACCGCTGCTACTCTCTGAACATCACGCACAGTCTCCCAAATCGAAAGCGTTACGCACGGCCACGGCGAGGCGTCGGAAGAGACCCCTGAGACAGCAGCACCTGGACCAGGCGCTCAGCCCCGTCACCACACCTGAGGATGAGAAGAGCGTCGTCCATCGCATCAAACACGTGGCag GATCCACGCAAACCAGACACATGCCGGTTCAGGGATCTGAAGGTCTGGCTCTTTACAGCGTCTCCAAACTCCTGCTCATCGTCAGCTCTGT TCTGGTGCTGCTGGTCTTTTTAAACATCATGCTGTTTTATAAACTCTGGATGCTGGAGTACACCGCTCAAACGCTGACCTCCTGGCACAATCTCAGGTCTCAGGAAAG CAAACTTCCACAGACGCAGATCGAATGGGCCCAGCTTCTGGAATCTCAGCAGCGTTACCATGAGAACGAGCTGGAGAAATGGAGAGAAATCATAAAATCGTCAGTGCTGTTGTTAGACGAG aTGAGGGAGTCTCTGATGAAGCTACAGAAAAGTGTCGGATTAAGAGACTACGAATCCGAGGCTGAAGCCAGGAAGAATCATTACCACTGA
- the gramd1ba gene encoding protein Aster-B isoform X11, translated as MASSTASNSNRSTPACSPDLRKRSRSPTHQSPEGENMVEKSSDHSSDKSPSTPEQAVQRTYSQLLHTTRPTGKNSKSLKRLSKKSQSWYNVLSPTYKQRNEDFRKLFKQLPDTERLIVDYSCALQRDILLQGRLYLSENWICFYSNIFRWETLLTIRLKDVCSMTKEKTARLIPNAIQLCTDSEKHFFTSFGARDRTYMMMFRLWQNALLDKPLCPKELWHFVHQCYGNELGLTSDDEDYVPPDDDFNTMGCCPSPWCRYCEEIPPEDNEANDNCPKNCPPDAKMDISPQLHRKVFPNNSLNSTDSTEAPVNFDVPPVEEYTGCAPEDLLPLPLPDNKLSETSVPAPVSAPSPAPSLDFNDNEDLPTELSDSSETHDEAGEVQAFQEDLNGKLYINEVYKFSVDKLYDILFTESQFMRDFLEQRRFSGVVYHPWMKEEAGNQTREIMYTISLSNPLAPKTATVTETQTLHRASQVSECYIIDAEVITHDVPYHDYFYTLNRYMLTRVAKNKCRLRVSAELRFRKHPWGLVKGFIERNFWSGLDEYFRYLELELSKVPLLLSEHHAQSPKSKALRTATARRRKRPLRQQHLDQALSPVTTPEDEKSVVHRIKHVAGSTQTRHMPVQGSEGLALYSVSKLLLIVSSVLVLLVFLNIMLFYKLWMLEYTAQTLTSWHNLRSQESKLPQTQIEWAQLLESQQRYHENELEKWREIIKSSVLLLDEMRESLMKLQKSVGLRDYESEAEARKNHYH; from the exons ATGGCCTCCAG CACTGCAAGTAACTCGAACCGCAGCACGCCGGCCTGTTCACCCGACCTGCGTAAACGCTCGCGCTCCCCAACGCACCAGAGTCCGGAGGGAGAGAACATGGTAGAAAAAAGCTCCGATCATTCCTCAGACAAGTCCCCGTCCACCCCTGAACAAGCTGTCCAGCGCACCTACAGCCAGTTGCTTCACACCACCCGTCCCACGGGCAAGAACTCAAAG TCACTCAAGAGACTGTCTAAA AAAAGTCAAAGCTGGTATAAC GTTTTGAGCCCCACATATAAGCAGCGGAATGAAGACTTCAGGAAGCTCTTTAAGCAGCTGCCTGATACGGAGCGTCTCATCGTGG ACTACTCCTGTGCCCTGCAGAGAGATATTCTCCTCCAGGGTCGCCTCTACCTCTCCGAGAACTGGATCTGTTTCTATAGCAACATCTTCCGCTGGGAAACGCTG CTGACCATAAGGTTGAAAGACGTCTGCTCCATGACGAAAGAAAAGACGGCTAGACTCATACCCAATGCCATCCAGCTTTGCACAGACAGTGAGAAG CACTTTTTTACCTCATTTGGGGCAAGAGATCGGACATACATGATGATGTTCAGACTCTGGCAGAACGCTCTCTTGGACAAG CCATTATGTCCCAAAGAGCTGTGGCATTTTGTCCATCAGTGTTACGGGAATGAACTCGGTCTAACCAGTGACGATGAGGATTATGTGCCTCCTGATGATGACTTCAACACCATGGG CTGTTGCCCATCTCCCTGGTGCAGGTACTGTGAGGAGATTCCCCCCGAAGACAACGAGGCCAATGACAACTGCCCCAAAAACTGCCCCCCGGATGCCAAAATGGACATCAGCCCGCAGCTCCACAGGAAAGTTTTCCCCAATAACAGCCTGAATTCCACGGACAGCACAGAAGCACCGGTCAAT TTTGATGTGCCCCCGGTGGAGGAGTATACTGGCTGTGCCCCAGAAGACCTCCTGCCCCTGCCTTTACCTGACAACAAGCTGTCAGAAACAAGTGTTCCTGCCCCTGTCTCCGCCCCTTCCCCCGCCCCCTCCCTTGACTTCAATGACAACGAGGACCTGCCCACCGAGCTCAGCGACTCTTCCGAAACACATGACGAGG CAGGTGAAGTGCAGGCCTTCCAGGAGGATTTGAATGGGAAGCTGTACATTAATGAAGTGTATAAGTTCAGCGTGGACAAACTCTATGACATCCTCTTCACAGAATCCCAATTCATGAGGGACTTCCTGGAGCAGAGACGCTTCTCAG GTGTGGTCTATCACCCCTGGATGAAAGAGGAAGCTGGCAATCAGACCAGAGAGATCATGTATACCATCTCTCTCTCCAACCCACTGGCCCCAAAGACAGCCACAGTCACAGAGACACAG ACTCTGCACAGGGCCAGTCAGGTGAGCGAGTGCTACATCATCGACGCTGAGGTGATCACACACGACGTCCCGTATCACGACTACTTTTACACACTCAACCGGTACATGCTCACCAGGGTCGCCAAGAACAAGTGCCGTTTGAG GGTGTCGGCTGAACTGCGCTTCAGGAAGCACCCATGGGGGCTGGTCAAGGGTTTCATTGAGAGAAACTTCTGGAGTGGTCTGGACGAATATTTCAGGTATTTAG AGCTGGAGTTGAGTAAAGTACCGCTGCTACTCTCTGAACATCACGCACAGTCTCCCAAATCGAAAGCGTTACGCACGGCCACGGCGAGGCGTCGGAAGAGACCCCTGAGACAGCAGCACCTGGACCAGGCGCTCAGCCCCGTCACCACACCTGAGGATGAGAAGAGCGTCGTCCATCGCATCAAACACGTGGCag GATCCACGCAAACCAGACACATGCCGGTTCAGGGATCTGAAGGTCTGGCTCTTTACAGCGTCTCCAAACTCCTGCTCATCGTCAGCTCTGT TCTGGTGCTGCTGGTCTTTTTAAACATCATGCTGTTTTATAAACTCTGGATGCTGGAGTACACCGCTCAAACGCTGACCTCCTGGCACAATCTCAGGTCTCAGGAAAG CAAACTTCCACAGACGCAGATCGAATGGGCCCAGCTTCTGGAATCTCAGCAGCGTTACCATGAGAACGAGCTGGAGAAATGGAGAGAAATCATAAAATCGTCAGTGCTGTTGTTAGACGAG aTGAGGGAGTCTCTGATGAAGCTACAGAAAAGTGTCGGATTAAGAGACTACGAATCCGAGGCTGAAGCCAGGAAGAATCATTACCACTGA